The Fusarium oxysporum Fo47 chromosome II, complete sequence genome includes a region encoding these proteins:
- a CDS encoding mitochondrial carrier domain-containing protein, which produces MAQPSAEPVEEYDYESLPPNFSLLQNMAAGAFAGIAEHTAMYPIDAIKTRMQILNPSTTPAYSGVIRNTVQIARTEGFFSLWRGMSSVIVGAGPAHAVYFATYEAVKHAMGGNQAGVHHPLAAATSGAAATIASDAFMNPFDVIKQRMQIQNSSKMYRSMLDCAKYVYKSEGLGAFYISYPTTLSMTVPFTALQFLAYESISTAMNPAKNYDPLTHCLAGAVAGGFAAGLTTPMDVIKTMLQTRGTSTDPEVRSVNSFIGGCRLLYQRAGVRGFFKGVRPRIVTTMPSTAICWSAYEFSKSYFIKRNDAA; this is translated from the exons ATGGCCCAGCCAAGTGCAGAGCCAGTCGAAGAATACGA CTATGAATCCCTCCCGCCCAACTTCTCCCTGCTGCAGAACATGGCAGCAGGCGCCTTTGCGGGCATAGCA GAGCACACTGCCATGTATCCCATTGATGCAATCAAG ACCAGAATGCAAATCCTCAACCCCAGCACCACACCGGCCTACTCGGGCGTCATTCGTAATACCGTTCAGATTGCCCGCACCGAGGGATTCTTCAGCTTATGGCGCGGCATGTCTAGTGTCATAGTTGGAGCTG GTCCTGCACATGCCGTCTACTTTGCAACATACGAAGCAGTCAAACATGCTATGGGCGGTAACCAGGCCGGTGTTCACCATCCCCTCGCTGCTG CCACCAGTGGTGCCGCTGCCACTATTGCTAGCGACGCGTTCATGAACCCTTTCGATG TCATCAAGCAGCGCATGCAGATTCAAAATTCGAGCAAGATGTACCGATCCATGCTGGACTGCGCCAAGTATGTCTACAAGTCTGAGGGCTTGGGCGCTTTCTACATCTCTTACCCCACGACGCTATCCATGACAGTCCCTTTCACAGCTCTACAGTTCCTCGCATACGAGTCTATTTCTACCGCCATGAACCCCGCAAAGAACTACGACCCCCTGACACACTGTTTGGCTGGTGCCGTTGCTGGTGGCTTTGCTGCTGGTCTTACCACCCCCATGGATGTCATCAAGACTATGCTCCAGACTCGCGGAACCTCCACCGACCCCGAGGTGAGAAGTGTCAACAGCTTTATCGGAGGCTGTCGCCTATTATATCAAAGAGCCGGTGTCAGAGGCTTCTTCAAGGGCGTGCGACCTCGCATTGTTACCACAATGCCCAGCACAGCCATCTGCTGGTCGGCATATGAGTTTTCAAA GTCCTATTTCATCAAGCGCAACGATGCTGCCTGA
- a CDS encoding autophagy protein ATG9 — MSSKLFSRSNFPARGSRSFYEQLRSGDDDEYDPGIDEENLGHRFDDDFHPEGLDVGDSRMTIESAALDPKGKGRAKTLRKQVQSPGGPSPRWHQQDDDGDNEVPASLLMEPNEAVNLPPASPRRAAPSKNPRSPEAAGPSSARARAQWEAATAQQQLHQENRYGAPAGPQPMPVARGSIASNPREKALWRWVNTSNLDSFMRDVYDYYEGGGLWCILCANALWLLETLFVAVLLTFLCQCIDYSKIPHSKSLHEVVVPQCTRRMSGLWNLAIWLYTFFFIWKCVQYFVEIRRLLYIRDFYIYLLDIPEQDMQTVSWQDIVARIMALREQNPKTATNITPKLRQFIGSQSKERLDAHDIANRLMRKENYLIAMINKDVLNLSLPVPFLRGRQLFSKTMEWYLHYCILDMAFNELGQVQQDFLRPDRRRLLSQKLKQRLMFAGFLNLIFAPVVLAYVVIVYFFTYYYEYTKDPKQAAARKYTSLAEWKFREFNELPHIFYERLHMSYPFATRYIDQFPKRMTEDIARTIAFMTGAITAILAVGSILDSELFINFEITKDRPVLFYLGIFGAIWAITRGMVSEETLVFNPEYALMNVIEYTHYMPDHWKNKLHSFEVKQEFAELYKMKVVIFLEEVMGIVTTPMLLLFSLPKCSDQIVDFFREFTIHVDGLGYVCSFAVFDFQKGPGNTGHQGQRPDVREDYYSTKHNKMAASYFGFLDNYVTNPKTGIPGHTPFGGKPAFHPPPAFPGLASPSLGADMQGSHIGRAETGRARSRAPGGRGPRTGPMPQPSPMASILLDQHHQPAGVNMGARSLHWSRYPRGFRGESQITEEAEDSAMRRTGEDDELYEPGGELGESTWETSPAKGVTRENSAANTDDPGEGVLGMIYQLQQTQRSRRGGGMV, encoded by the exons ATGTCCTCGAAATTATTCTCCCGATCGAATTTTCCCGCAAGAGGGTCACGATCGTTTTACGAACAGCTACGTTctggagatgatgacgagTACGATCCCGGCATCGACGAAGAGAACCTTGGCCATCGATTTGATGACGATTTTCATCCCGAAGGACTCGATGTTGGCGATAGCCGCATGACAATAGAAAGTGCAGCTCTGGACCCAAAGGGCAAAGGAAGGGCTAAGACACTAAGGAAGCAGGTTCAAAGTCCCGGCGGACCCTCGCCGCGATGGCACCAGCAGGACGACGACGGTGACAACGAGGTACCTGCATCGTTACTCATGGAGCCAAACGAAGCCGTAAACTTGCCCCCAGCATCGCCCAGACGAGCAGCCCCATCCAAAAATCCTCGAAGTCCAGAAGCTGCAGGCCCATCATCAGCACGGGCAAGGGCCCAGTGGGAAGCAGCAACAGCTCAGcaacaacttcatcaagaaaACAGATATGGGGCGCCCGCTGGACCACAGCCTATGCCCGTAGCTAGGGGCTCGATAGCGAGTAACCCGAGGGAGAAAGCACTCTGGCGATGGGTTAACACCTCAAACCTAGACAGCTTTATGCGGGATGTTTACGACTATTATGAAGGTGGGGGACTGTGGTGCATTCTGTGTGCTAACGCTCTCTGGCTCTT GGAGACACTTTTCGTCGCGGTGTTGCTCACTTTCCTGTGTCAATGCATCGACTACTCAAAGATTCCGCACAGCAAGTCCTTACATGAAGTTGTAGTTCCTCAATGCACGCGCAGAATGTCCGGTCTCTGGAACCTGGCGATTTGGCTTTAcaccttcttcttcatctggaaGTGCGTCCAATACTTTGTAGAGATTCGCCGCCTCCTCTACATCAGGGACTTTTACATTTACTTGCTGGATATCCCAGAACAAGACATGCAAACTGTTTCTTGGCAGGACATTGTGGCTCGTATTATGGCGCTGCGTGAACAGAACCCGAAGACTGCAACAAACATCACGCCGAAACTGAGACAGTTCATTGGCAGCCAGTCGAAAGAACGGCTTGATGCACACGATATTGCTAATCGACTTATGCGCAAAGAGAATTACCTCATTGCAATGATCAACAAGGACGTCCTGAACTTGTCGTTACCAGTTCCGTTTCTTCGCGGCCGCCAGCTATTTTCAAAGACAATGGAATGGTATCTTCATTACTGCATCCTTGATATGGCCTTTAACGAATTGGGCCAAGTTCAGCAGGACTTTTTGCGCCCAGATCGCAGACGTCTCTTGAGCCAGAAACTGAAGCAGCGGCTGATGTTCGCGGGGTTCCTCAATCTTATCTTTGCGCCTGTTGTGCTTGCATATGTTGTCATTGTTTACTtctttacttattattat GAGTACACAAAGGATCCCAAGCAAGCTGCAGCGCGCAAGTACACTTCTCTTGCAGAATGGAAATTCCGCGAATTCAACGAACTGCCACATATATTCTACGAAAGGCTGCACATGTCTTATCCATTCGCGACTCGGTATATCGATCAGTTCCCGAAGAGGATGACTGAAGATATTGCGCGAACCATCGCCTTCATGACAGGTGCAATCACCGCCATTCTCGCTGTGGGCTCTATTCTTGACTCGGagctttttattaatttcGAGATCACGAAAGACAGACCAGTCCTATTCTATCTCGGAATCTTTGGTGCCATTTGGGCAATCACCCGAGGAATGGTGTCCGAAGAGACATTGGTGTTCAATCCTGAATATGCCTTGATGAATGTCATTGAATACACACACTACATGCCCGATCACTGGAAAAACAAGCTTCACAGCTTCGAGGTTAAACAGGAATTTGCAGAGCTTTACAAGATGAAAGTAGTCATCTTTCTGGAGGAGGTGATGGGCATAGTCACGACGCCTATGTTGCTCTTGTTTTCACTGCCTAAATGTAGTGACCAGATCGTCGATTTCTTTCGCGAATTCACAATCCACGTTGACGGACTCGGTTATGTCTGCTCCTTCGCGGTATTCGATTTCCAGAAAGGTCCAGGTAACACGGGCCATCAGGGACAACGACCGGATGTTCGTGAGGATTACTACTCAACGAAGCACAACAAGATGGCCGCATCTTACTTTGGGTTCCTTGACAACTACGTTACAAACCCCAAAACTGGCATCCCCGGCCATACGCCGTTTGGAGGAAAACCAGCCTTTCACCCACCTCCAGCTTTCCCAGGACTTGCTTCTCCATCATTAGGAGCAGACATGCAGGGCTCTCATATTGGTCGGGCGGAAACGGGACGTGCCAGGAGTAGAGCCCCCGGTGGACGGGGCCCACGTACGGGACCAATGCCACAGCCCTCCCCAATGGCGTCTATCCTGTtagatcaacatcatcaacctgCTGGAGTGAACATGGGTGCACGTAGTCTTCATTGGTCAAGGTATCCGCGAGGATTCCGTGGGGAAAGCCAGATaactgaagaagctgaagataGCGCCATGAGGCGAACtggggaagatgacgaaCTGTACGAGCCAGGGGGAGAACTAGGTGAATCGACCTGGGAAACGTCCCCCGCGAAAGGGGTGACTCGGGAGAACAGCGCAGCCAATACCGACGATCCTGGCGAAGGAGTATTGGGTATGATATACCAGCTTCAACAAACGCAGCGATCCCGGCGCGGTGGGGGCATGGTCTGA
- a CDS encoding oligomeric complex COG6-domain-containing protein — MAPTDRSLSLKSLPMRDASVSGLLAPDGYPQTPSTPRGITPLISKVTSVLSTTHSDTEFRDALALLDERGIQNDAETRRRVRLDLQKEVIDSNGEVIAEFGRVAEQLRRIKTTIDKLNNGYADMKSQVVEAHRQTSPALSEASSLLEQKRQVEVKQELLGAFKKHFVMSENEVAALTQTAEPVDDRFFDALSKAKKISKDCEILLGFEKQTLGLELMEQTSKNINLGFQKLYKWIQREFKTLNLENPQMNSSIRRALRVLAERPSLFQNCLDFFSEARERILSDSFYVALTGASPSGTEDPSVKPIDMLAHDPLRYVGDMLAWIHSATVSEREALEVLFVAEGEELAKGFKSGRDAEIWRLIAEDDEAEADFNALKALNDLVDRDISGAARVLRQRMEQVIQANEDTIPAYKLANLINFYRITFQKTLGPNSNLVELIGGLETEALRQFRALVRDHIATLQGEFQHAPLDLGPPAFLQDSLKQLKAIIKTYDSSLSTSEDRESEFENVLLEAFEPFMSGCENMAKNMNAQNGAIFLINCISSAIACLEPFEFTQRRTKRLREKSDDAAKGLITSQYQFLRKGSGLDAIFTKLEEDDDKNASLLDDKELAQASQRLDDFLPSALMDAMDNLKHLQDSKLARQITEEAAEQFCNDFEQLEEVITEGDDESVDSEEDEGLRCSWALYHSSLDGRCDPGLRHRLPKFNLLIHVRALAVLQKTYDDSYLSCSTAIYYEGQGNEIEAMRHWRAALDQIYDYNANRAPPAYGPRTDTEKALQEALKQLELQCKERIDLLEALRISRQEEMTTPQPPPGKLTKRPSIPEGRGSLGQGTITAMQYSELSRPTLPHRPSQPRRTSSELAIVDGPSTHLDPNMAFPSLSRSASPGGPALPPRPNKTLRAPSPEKHTMRTTLRSGKLGEKSTKPRKPAKPLTEGSSKAATLAWSALGSRERFARGAQSESTPATASPSSRTSLDQIRRPVPTQWDSHSRRLVVPKDRDLDGEPSGNTRHSDEYCYARPSMLSVTAASSALNSSSYQDLPSSDAYTSRTDRLPNSRNGFASPSPRKVSRQERANDTETGDDSGEASERRSVSNNLPTRSPAARQPGRSLKPSRPHAESRDRSRRRERKVRQVSTSSASDDDTNGTSSRPRRVKEKEAPIEAGSQENDSDASESETLEKSPDDMSEWKNKKKQILKNLPAGVDTAAAKQILNDIVVQGDEVHWSDVAGLEIAKNALRETVVYPFLRPDLFMGLREPARGMLLFGPPGTGKTMLARAVATESKSTFFSISASSLTSKYLGESEKLVRALFGLARTLAPSIIFVDEIDSLLSQRSGSGEHEATMRIKTEFLIQWSDLQRAAAGREATEKDKERGDANRVLVLAATNLPWAIDEAARRRFVRRQYIPLPEPTTRETQLRTLLGQQKHDLSNDDILKLVELTDGFSGSDITALAKDAAMGPLRSLGEALLHMTMDEIRPIQLSDFEASLTTIRPSVSKAGLKEYEDWATEFGERGG; from the exons ATGGCACCTACAGATCGCTCATTGTCATTGAAGAGCCTGCCTATGAGAGATGCCTCTGTTTCAGGACTTCTTGCTCCAGATGGCTATCCACAAActccctcaacaccaagaggGATCACTCCACTCATATCCAAAGTAACCAGTGTCCTTTCAACGACTCATTCTGATACTGAGTTTCGAGACGCTCTCGCTCTTCTTGATGAACGTGGAATCCAAAACGATGCCGAAACTCGTCGGCGTGTTCGACTAGACCTACAAAAAGAAGTCATTGACAGTAATGGAGAAGTTATTGCCGAATTTGGGCGGGTTGCAGAG CAACTTCGGCGTATCAAAACAACTATTGACAAGCTTAACAATGGTTACGCGGACATGAAAAGCCAAGTTGTCGAAGCTCATAGGCAGACATCGCCAGCACTCTCCGAGGCATCCTCTCTCCTGGAGCAAAAGAGACAGGTTGAGGTGAAGCAAGAGCTTCTCGGTGCTTTCAAGAAGCATTTTGTCATGTCGGAGAATGAGGTTGCCGCACTTACTCAAACAGCTGAGCCAGTAGATGACCGCTTCTTCGATGCCTTGAGCAAAGCGAAAAAGATCAGCAAAGATTGTGAGATCCTGCTTGGATTCGAGAAACAGACTTTGGGTCTAGAACTGATGGAGCAAACGTCAAAGAACATCAATCTTGGTTTCCAAAAGCTTTACAAATGGATACAGCGAGAGTTCAAGACATTGAATCTCGAAAATCCGCAGATGAACTCATCAATTCGCCGGGCATTGCGAGTTCTTGCCGAAAGGCCGTCACTGTTCCAGAACTGCCTAGACTTTTTCTCCGAGGCTCGAGAACGAATCCTTTCAGACTCGTTCTATGTCGCTTTGACAGGTGCCTCGCCCTCTGGTACTGAAGATCCCTCTGTCAAGCCCATCGACATGCTGGCACATGATCCGCTACGCTACGTGGGTGACATGCTAGCTTGGATTCATTCAGCCACTGTCAGTGAACGTGAGGCATTGGAGGTTTTGTTTGTCGCAGAGGGGGAGGAACTTGCCAAGGGTTTCAAATCTGGCCGAGACGCAGAGATCTGGCGCCTCATTGCagaggacgatgaggctgaggctgacTTTAATGCGCTCAAGGCACTGAACGACCTAGTCGACCGCGATATCTCTGGAGCGGCCCGCGTGCTTCGCCAAAGGATGGAGCAGGTGATCCAAGCCAACGAAGACACCATACCCGCCTATAAACTCGCAAATCTGATCAATTTCTACCGGATCACTTTCCAAAAAACGCTCGGTCCCAACTCCAACTTGGTAGAGTTGATTGGAGGCCTGGAAACAGAGGCCTTACGCCAGTTCCGAGCACTTGTCAGAGATCACATTGCAACTCTACAGGGAGAATTCCAGCACGCTCCATTAGACCTTGGCCCACCTGCATTTTTACAAGATTCGCTCAAACAACTTAAGGCCATCATCAAAACTTACGACTCCTCCTTATCGACCTCGGAGGATCGCGAGAGCGAGTTCGAGAATGTGCTTTTGGAAGCCTTTGAACCATTCATGTCCGGTTGTGAAAACATGGCTAAGAACATGAATGCCCAGAACGGTGCGATCTTCCTGATTAATTGTATATCTTCTGCGATAGCATGTCTAGAGCCGTTCGAGTTCACGCAACGTCGAACTAAACGACTGCGAGAGAAGTCAGATGATGCGGCTAAAGGACTCATTACAAGTCAATACCAATTCCTTCGAAAGGGGTCAGGGTTAGATGCAATTTTCACGAagctggaggaggatgacgacaAGAACGCTTCCTTGCTGGATGACAAAGAGCTCGCTCAAGCAAGCCAGAGATTGGATGACTTTCTGCCATCAGCACTCATGGACGCTATGGATAATCTGAAGCACCTGCAGGATTCGAAGTTGGCTCGACAAATTACTGAGGAGGCAGCAGAACAGTTCTGCAATGACTTTGAACAGCTAGAAGAGGTTATAACTGAGGGGGATGATGAATCTGTTGATTcagaagaggacgaaggTCTACG CTGTTCTTGGGCGCTCTATCATAGCTCATTA GATGGGCGGTGCGATCCTGGACTACGTCACCGCCTGCCCAAGTTTAACCTGCTAATCCATGTCAG GGCCCTGGCTGTTTTGCAGAAGACCTACGATGATAGTTATCTAAGTTGCTCGACTGCTATTTACTATGAAGGCCAG GGTAATGAGATAGAAGCCATGCGACATTGGCGAGCTGCCCTTGATCAGATCTATGATTACAATGCAAATCGGGCACCCCCCGCATATGGCCCACGTACAGACACCGAGAAAGCCTTACAAGAGGCTCTGAAACAGCTCGAATTACAATGTAAAGAACGAATCGATCTTCTGGAAGCTCTCAGAATCTCGCGGCAAGAAGAGATGACCACCCCGCAACCACCACCCGGCAAGTTGACAAAGCGACCAAGTATTCCTGAGGGAAGAGGTTCTCTTGGACAGGGCACAATCACCGCCATGCAGTATTCTGAACTATCACGACCAACCCTTCCACACCGTCCATCACAGCCTCGGCGTACATCATCAGAACTCGCTATCGTGGATGGACCCAGCACACATCTAGATCCAAACATGGCCTTCCCGTCGCTCTCTCGGTCTGCATCGCCTGGAGGACCAGCTCTACCACCGAGACCGAACAAGACTTTACGGGCACCAAGCCCAGAAAAGCACACCATGAGGACGACTTTACGTTCCGGTAAATTAGGAGAAAAGTCCACCAAACCGCGAAAGCCAGCAAAGCCACTCACCGAAGGATCAAGCAAAGCAGCGACTTTGGCATGGAGCGCGCTCGGTTCAAGGGAAAGATTCGCGAGGGGGGCCCAGTCGGAGTCCACTCCAGCAACAGCGAGCCCTAGCTCTCGCACTTCCTTGGATCAAATTCGCAGGCCAGTACCAACGCAATGGGATAGTCACTCGAGGCGTTTGGTTGTGCCAAAGGACCGCGATCTTGATGGAGAACCTTCAGGAAATACACGACACTCTGATGAGTACTGTTACGCCCGTCCATCCATGCTATCGGTCACTGCTGCTTCCAGTGCTTTAAATTCGTCTTCGTATCAAGATTTACCTTCATCAGATGCTTACACAAGTCGAACGGATCGATTGCCCAACTCGCGCAACGGATTCGCTTCGCCATCGCCACGCAAAGTATCGAGGCAAGAGCGAGCCAACGATACTGAGACCGGCGACGATTCTGGAGAGGCATCAGAGAGGAGAAGTGTGTCAAACAACTTACCAACCCGTAGTCCAGCAGCGAGGCAGCCTGGAAGATCTTTAAAACCCTCAAGGCCTCATGCTGAGAGCAGAGATAGGTCACGACGGCGTGAACGCAAGGTTCGGCAAGTTTCCACCTCAAGCGCCTCTGACGATGACACGAATGGGACAAGTTCCAGACCACGTCGAgtgaaggagaaagaagctcCTATAGAAGCCGGTTCCCAAGAGAATGATTCAGATGCGTCTGAATCAGAGACTTTAGAAAAGTCCCCTGACGATATGAGTGAATGgaaaaacaagaagaagcaaattTTGAAGAACCTGCCCGCTGGCGTCGATACAGCAGCCGCCAAGCAAATATTGAACGATATTGTCGTTCAAGGTGATGAGGTTCATTGGAGTGATGTGGCTGGTCTTGAAATTGCAAAGAACGCACTTCGAGAGACTGTTGTTTATCCATTTTTACGGCCCGATCTTTTCATGGGCCTCCGAGAACCAGCCAGAGGAATGCTCCTATTCGGACCGCCAGGAACAGGAAAGACTATGCTCGCGAGGGCTGTGGCAACAGAGTCTAAGTCAACATTCTTTTCGATTTCGGCAAGCAGCCTGACAAGCAAATACTTGGGAGAGTCGGAAAAGCTGGTACGAGCTCTTTTTGGATTGGCCCGGACACTGGCACCCAGTATTATCTTTGTGGACGAGATCGACTCGCTGCTTTCACAGAGATCAGGGTCTGGAGAGCACGAAGCCACCATGAGGATTAAGACAGAGTTTCTTATTCAGTGGAGCGATCTTCAAcgtgctgctgctggaagaGAAGCGACCGAGAAAGACAAGGAAAGGGGGGACGCCAACCGAGTCCTTGTGTTGGCGGCGACGAACCTCCCCTGGGCAATTGACGAGGCGGCTCGAAGACGTTTTGTGCGACGACAATACATCCCGCTACCTGAACCGACTACTCGCGAGACACAGCTCAGGACCCTTCTGGGTCAGCAGAAACATGACTTGTCTAATGATGATATCCTCAAGTTGGTGGAATTGACAGATG GTTTTTCAGGTTCAGATATTACAGCCTTGGCTAAGGATGCAGCCATGGGACCATTGCGATCCCTTGGAGAGGCACTGTTACACATGACTATGGATGAGATCCGACCAATTCAATTGTCCGATTTCGAGGCGAGCTTGACGACCATACGGCCGAGTGTCAGTAAAGCTGGTCTAAAAGAGTACGAAGACTGGGCGACAGAGTTTGGAGAAAGGGGGGGATAG
- a CDS encoding Alpha/beta knot methyltransferase, whose translation MSSPERRTAGVKRPRTQSLPPPSLPQLVAEQSTPIPPTDKDSQRLIVVLSNASLETYKASHGGTSRNREDKYSLLNSDEHIGVMRKMNRDISDARPDITHQCLLTLLDSPINKAGKLQIYIHTAKGVLIEVSPSVRIPRTFKRFAGLMVQLLHRLSIRSTNSNEKLLRVIQNPITDHLPPNCRKVTLSFDAPLVKVREYVETVDSKDSICVFVGAMAKGEDNFADALVDEKISISNYSLSASVACSKFCHAAEDVWDIMLLGGKATTRHFEKDPGSSCDGICISQQFDFFEDNGAATTGQSRHGSSVPLNTLSAMDGQIRRQTVKEKTIFIVVSQVHSPHAI comes from the exons atgtcttcgCCCGAGCGTCGAACTGCTGGAGTCAAGCGACCTC GCACACAATCTCTCCCTCCCCCCTCGCTGCCTCAGCTGGTTGCCGAGCAGAGCACTCCCATCCCTCCCACAGACAAGGACTCTCAGCGTCTGATCGTCGTCCTGTCCAATGCCAGTCTTGAGACGTACAAGGCTTCTCACGGAGGCACCAGCCGCAACCGTGAGGACAAGTACTCTCTGCTCAACAGCGATGAGCACATCGGTGTCATGCGCAAGATGAATCGGGACATTAGTGATGCTCGTCCCGACATCACCCATCAG TGTTTACTAACCCTTCTGGATTCGCCCATCAACAAAGCCGGCAAGCTCCAGATCTACATCCATACTGCCAAGGGTGTCTTGATTGAGGTCTCGCCCTCAGTCCGTATTCCACGAACATTCAAGCGATTTGCCGGTCTGATGGTGCAACTCTTGCACCGTCTGTCCATCCGCTCCACCAACTCTAACGAGAAGTTGCTTCGAGTGATCCAGAACCCCATCACTGACCACTTGCCTCCCAATTGCCGCAAGGTTACTCTGAGTTTCGATGCGCCACTTGTCAAGGTTCGTGAGTATGTTGAAACTGTGGATTCCAAGGATAGCATCTGTGTCTTCGTTGGCGCTATGGCTAAGGGTGAGGATAACTTCGCCGATGCGcttgttgacgagaagatCTCCATCAGCAACTACTCTCTGTCTGCTAGTGTTGCTTGCAGCAAGTTCTGTCACGCGGCTGAAGATGTCTGGGACATTAT GCTTCTTGGTGGGAAAGCCACGACGAGGCATTTTGAGAAAGATCCGGGGAGCTCTTGCGATGGAATCTGCATTTCTCAGCAGTTCGATTTCTTTGAGGATAATGGGGCTGCCACAACGGGTCAATCCCGTCATGGTTCTTCGGTACCCCTCAATACTTTATCCGCGATGGACGGACAGATAAGACGCCAGACAGTCAAAGAAAAGACAATATTTATT GTCGTCAGTCAAGTACATAGCCCCCACGCGATTTGA
- a CDS encoding mitochondrial 37S ribosomal protein MRPS17, protein MSSPVAKAARRVTHELHGVVVSAGLMDKTVKVRVGGQKWNKIVNKWFADPKHYLVHDPNSSLRTGDVVSIVPGWPTSQHKRHVIKHIIAPYGTPITERPPVPTLEERIADYEAKKAKKDERRAARRQEEENQRLEEKRLENEKKEAKRKAWEEAQQKRKPQTSASDVD, encoded by the exons ATGTCTTCTCCCGTAGCAAAGGCTGCGCGCCGTGTGACACACGAGCttcatggtgttgttgtctcTGCTGGCCTAATGGACAAGACTGTCAAGGTCCGAGTTGGCGGTCAAAAATGGAACAAGATCGTCAACAAG TGGTTTGCCGACCCTAAGCACTATCTCGTCCACGATCCCAACTCATCCCTCCGAACCGGCGATGTCGTTTCCATTGTTCCTGGATGGCCAACCTCCCAGCACAAGCGTCACGTTATCAAGCACATTATTGCGCCTTATGGAACGCCCATCACAGAGCGCCCTCCCGTGCCCACGTTAGAGGAAAGGATAGCGGATTACGAGGctaagaaggccaagaaggatgaaCGAAGGGCGGCGAgaagacaagaagaggagaacCAGAGGCTGGAAGAGAAGCGTTTGGAAAACGAAAAGAAGGAGGCCAAACGTAAAGCATGGGAGGAAGCTCAGCAGAAGCGCAAACCTCAGACATCGGCAAGCGACGTCGATTAA